The Glutamicibacter mishrai DNA window GCCACTGAGCGCCACGGGTTCGGCCGGCATGGAAGCGGCGTTTGTCAACACCATCAATCCTGGCGACGTTGCGGTCATCGCCGTTAATGGCCTCTTCGGCGAGCGCATGTGCGAAGTCGCGTCACGTGTGGGTGCCGAGGTTGTCCGGGTTGACCACGAATACGGCACACCGGTGGACGCGCAGCGTGTGGCAGATGCCCATCCCAACCCTGCGGTGATTGCTGCCGTGCACGCGGAAACGAGCACCGGGGTTCTCTCGGATATCGCCGCTTTGGGAGCGATCAAGGGAGAGGCTCTGCTGATCACCGATGCAGTGACGTCCATTGGCGGAATGCCGGTGCTGGCGGATCAGTGGGGAATCGACGTGGGGTATGCCGGTACGCAGAAGTGCATTGGTGTCGCCCCGGGGCTGGCGCCGTTCACGATTTCCGACCGTGCCTTTGAGCGCCGAGTGCTCAAGCCCCAATCCTGGTATCTGGATCTTGGCTTGCTCGGCGGATATGCCACCGGGTCCTCCGGTGGCGGTCGAACCTATCACCACACTGCTCCGGTTGCGATGGTGGCCTCGTTGGAAGCAGGCATTGACCGCATCCTGTCCGAGGGGCTTGACGCGGTAACCGCGCGTCATCAGGAAGCCGGCGGCTTGTTGCAAGAGGGGTTGCAGGATATGGGCCTGGAGCTCTTTGCCCAGGCGGGGTACCGCTTGCCTCAGCTGACTACGGTGAAGGTACCCGAGGGTGTTGATTCGGCCAAGGTGCGCGGCTACCTGTTGGACCGCTTCAACATTGAGATCGGCGGGGGAGTCGGGCAGTACGCCAATACCGTGTGGCGTATCGGGCTGATGGGTCCGAATGCGAATCCTGGTTCTGTGGCATTGCTTCTTTCGGCATTAAAAGAGGCGATAACCAAGTCCTAAACCGACGGTTAGATCTCTTGAATGATCTCACCGAGTAGGCAATATTATCTAGATCTACTTTCGTCTTGTCTATGAGTCCGATAGTGTCGACTACGTCATTCGTTTCTTCAGCAGAAAGCAGGCAGCAGGATGAAAGCCCTTTTCGATTTTGATTTCCGGAAGTTCGTCACCCCATCGATCATCAAGATTGTCTACATCTTGATCATGATCTTCCTTGTTCTCGGCTACATTGCGATGGTGATCGCAGCGTTCTCCGAAGACGCCTTGTTCGGCTTGTTGATGCTGATCATCATCGGCCCGTTGTTTGTCCTGATCTACCTGGTCTTGGCACGTGCCGGGCTTGAGTCGCTGATCGCTTCGATCCGTACCGCGGAGAATACTGCCGAGCTGATTCGTCTTGCTGGTGGCCGTCCTCCATTCGAAGTCGGGGATGCACCGTACCCAGGTGATCCGTCAGCGCCTCAGGGTTACACCAACCCGACCACGCAGTACCCGACTCAGCGTGGTCCACAGACCGGTCCTGCCGATGGCGGAACCACTCCGCCAACCAATCCTTACCAGAAGTAGATAACGAGGCGAGCGGGCCAGCACCACTTGGTGCTGGCCCGCTCGCCGTTAATGCCTTGCTTGTTTTGTGTCCTACCAGTCGTTGCTGGCTTTCAGCGATAGCACCGGGCATCCTGCCTGGAGCAGGATGCGCTGTGCGACCGAACCCATGAGGAATTTGCCCATGGCGCTGCGCTTGCGAAGCCCGATCACAATCAACTGTGCCCGTTGGGCCTCAGCCACCTGCAGAATCTGATCTGCGGCATCAACGCCCTGGGACTGGCGTTCGATCCAGAAGTCCAGCCCGGTTTCGGCCAGTCGGGATTCCAACTCGTGGTACTGCTTGGCATCGATGAGCCGGTCATCGACCAGCTGGTCGCCCTTGGAGGAATTGACCACCACCAGTTTGGCGTCGCGGCGCTGTGCTTCCTCGATGGCCCGGGCCAGTGCGGTTTCGCCTTCGGGAGAAGGGATGTATCCGACAACTATGCTCATGATTCGTCCTTTCCGTTCTGGCTTTGCCCATCGCCGGTGACTGAGGCCTTGTGCTTAGGCTC harbors:
- a CDS encoding pyridoxal-phosphate-dependent aminotransferase family protein; translation: MSNTVLQRHLFGPGPCNPYPEATAALGLPLLGHLDPEFIARMDRVADGLRTLWGTENLRTLPLSATGSAGMEAAFVNTINPGDVAVIAVNGLFGERMCEVASRVGAEVVRVDHEYGTPVDAQRVADAHPNPAVIAAVHAETSTGVLSDIAALGAIKGEALLITDAVTSIGGMPVLADQWGIDVGYAGTQKCIGVAPGLAPFTISDRAFERRVLKPQSWYLDLGLLGGYATGSSGGGRTYHHTAPVAMVASLEAGIDRILSEGLDAVTARHQEAGGLLQEGLQDMGLELFAQAGYRLPQLTTVKVPEGVDSAKVRGYLLDRFNIEIGGGVGQYANTVWRIGLMGPNANPGSVALLLSALKEAITKS
- a CDS encoding DUF4282 domain-containing protein, with translation MKALFDFDFRKFVTPSIIKIVYILIMIFLVLGYIAMVIAAFSEDALFGLLMLIIIGPLFVLIYLVLARAGLESLIASIRTAENTAELIRLAGGRPPFEVGDAPYPGDPSAPQGYTNPTTQYPTQRGPQTGPADGGTTPPTNPYQK
- a CDS encoding universal stress protein, which translates into the protein MSIVVGYIPSPEGETALARAIEEAQRRDAKLVVVNSSKGDQLVDDRLIDAKQYHELESRLAETGLDFWIERQSQGVDAADQILQVAEAQRAQLIVIGLRKRSAMGKFLMGSVAQRILLQAGCPVLSLKASNDW